TCTAGAGATGttacaaatgtgaaaatataCCCTCAGTGGTAACATATCATCTTAAGAATGCTTGCAGTATTTTCTCAATGCTAACTTAATTTCTCTATGCTTGAATAGACTTGAGTAGGAATTTATTCCTCCAAGGCatctttgattatttctttttgccGGATTATTTTTGATAACTTTACATGTCCTAAATTaccaagtatatatattttttgtctcttAACAAAAGGGATATTGACAACAGGGATATTAAAGCTAACCCAATCAGGCAACTCGTTGCCCTGGAAGACCTGGTAAAAACTACCAatcttttcataaaattatttgtcatGACAATGGTGGCTTTTCCTAGGTCTTCCAGCTTCTCAACTCCTTCACCATTCTATCTTTTCCCcaccttcctaaaaaaaaaaaaaaaaaaaaaaaaaaatgctggtttCCAAAACTCTGTCCCTGGCCTTCCACTTATCACCCTGACTCTTAACTGTATAATCTTGGGAACCTAACGGCCTGTCTTGGCTTCTGCAAAAGGACATCTAAAGATGCTTTCCTTCCATTTCTATTAAAACAAGACACATGGTGGCTATAAGACAAAGTTCTTGACCAGCTTGACGGTCTTCTTTAAAGATACTTAGAAAAATATAAGTGGCAAGACGTCATTTGAAAATAATGgtactggccgggtgtggtggctcacgcctgtaatctcagcactttgggagtccgacgtcggcagatcacctggggtcaggagtttgagaccagcctggccaacagggcaaaaccccatctctagtaaaaacacaaaaattagctgggtgtggtggcacatgcctttaatctcagctacttgggaggctgaggaggggaatctcttgaacctgggaggcagaggttgtagtgagtcaagattgcacgactgcactacagcctgggcaacagagcaagactccatgtcaaaataataataataatggcagcaTTGTATGAATTACCTACCAACTGGGGTGACTGCCGAATTTAGAGGCTAGAGTGATaatgaggaagagagggaaaaaaagaacagatttatCTCTAATCTACATTTACAGCAAGATTTTACTTACAACTTTatctgcaagaaaagaaaaagggtagAGAATATGGCAATTCATCCCTAAGAggtctgagaaagaaaaaaatgctaattaaaagaaaaatatagccaAGCCATCCCTCAGTTTTACTTTTCGTTAACATGTAACAGAATTCTATACAGCCATTTAAAATGATGTAAAGCCTATGCTGACATGGAGGTAGTATTCATGTTATATCAACTGAAAATACACTAAAACATCTATATACctaataatataaatacaaaaacgtctagaacaatttaaaaatgttttgtagagtaACTTTGGGTGCTAGAATACATGACTTTATCTTCTTCATGCAGCAAACAATTAGGAACAAATTCTAAAGTCAGACTTCCTGGTTCAAATCCAAGCTCTGCCACTTTCCAGCCAAAAAACTGAATATAGTACTTAATTTCTTTACTCCTCAATTTACTCTTACGTAAAATGGAGCTGACAACCCTGTAACAATCAGCACTATTTACTGACTATCCCTAAGTAGAAGAGATTACAGATAATTCTTACACATTTCTAGGTATGCTTCTACAGACATTCTACATTAGACATCTCCTCTGTCTCGCAGAGGAACATGTGTAAGTCTGTAaggcacttttttttcccttttatttctaaCATAGACATTCTACATTAGACATCTCCTCTGCTTTGCAGAGGAATATTAAGTCTGtaaggcattttttttccttttatttctcccaGATCCCTGTTCTTTATATGCTTctacattttttcaaataatttctaaaaacaagcatattttaaaaattcacacaaaaaatcattttttatttaaaaaattttttagagactgtctcgctctatcacccaggctggagtagaggcCCTTCTCAGCTCATTGTAAACTTAAACTCCCAGGCTAGAGAGAaactcccaccccagcctcccaaataagcCAGAAGTACAAGTGCAGACCACCACAACtgactaattttacttttttgcattttttgtagagacacagtcttgcccaggctgagatcttgaactcctggcctcaagtgatcctcccacctctgtctcccaaagtactaggattaaaagggtgagccaccacgcccagcctcacaaaaaacttttaaataaaaactccAATTTGGTCTGATGGAATAGTTACAGCAtcaactaagttttttttttttttttaactgtctaGTGTCTTTCTAACATCTCCTTgaccttagggaaaaaaaataaataaaataggccaggtgcggtggctcacgaggtcaagagatggagaccatcctggtcaacttggtgaaaccccgtctctactaaaaatacaaaaaattagctgggcatagtggcgcgtgcctgtaatcccagctactcaggaggctgaggcaggagaattgcctgaacccaggaggcggaggctgcggtgagtcaagatcgtgccattgcactccagcctgagtaacaagagcaaaattccatttcaaaaaaaaaaaaaaaataaccacatatttaaaaatacacctaGGTTACAAACTACTACCAAAAAATAAGCATAATCTGTTTAACTAGAGGGATTGCATATCAATTATGAAAGGCACAAGGAGACAACTTAGTATTTTCAATtcttggccaggagtggtggctcatgcctgtaatcccagcactttggacggccaagatgggaggatcatttgaggccagagttcaaaaccagcctgagcaacacagtgagaccctgtctctatttattaaaaataaatatattggtgTCTAAAGTGGCTCccaccggaggtcatggcgctcgcgaaggcgaggtcatcagttcaaggctaacctcataagctcaaattgattggcaaaaaaaaataaataaaaaataaataaataaatcaacatattttattttatttttttttggatacgGAGCTTCactcctgtggcccaggctggaacctctgcctcccaggttcaagctattctctggcctcagcctcctaagtagctgggattacaggcatgcacctccacacccggctaattttttatatttagcagagatggggtttcaccatgttggccaggctggtcttaaactcctgacctcaggtgatccgcccacctcggcctcccaaagtgctgggattacaggccactacacctggcccccCCAAAaactttttaacaaatattttgggTTCTTAAGATTCCAAAATACTAAATGTGGAAATCGTCTAGTCAAGACCCttcatcagccaggtgtggtgggtcacacttataatcactttgggaggctgaggcgggtgggtcactggaggtaaggagtttgacaacagcctgatcaacattgtgaaactccgtctctactaaaaatacaaaaattagccaggggtggtggcacacgcctttcccagctacttgggaggctgaggcaggagaatcgctttaacctgggaggtggaggttgcagtgagtggagatgctgccactgcactccagcctgggtgaaaaagtaaaaattcagtctccacccccccaccccctcctcacCCACCAAAAGACTATTCATTCAATAATTGAAGGAATTAAAGCCCAGAGATGCTTACAGGCTTGCCTAAATGTCATTTAGCAGGGTAGAaatgatttacatattttattgctttttcatatttacatatttcagaAAGTATCAACTCTCCAAATGTCACAGCAGAGCAAGAAACATGTTGCAAAGTTATTTCCACAGGAGACATGCTAAAATTCAGTGTTTGACACAAATATATAGCTTCTCATcagctaaattttataaataaacactACAATACTACTGTAAATTCATCACAATTCTGCTCGCAGAGGAATATGTGTAAGCCTGTAAGTCACTATTGGTAGGGTGAGGAGAATAATGGCATTACAAAGGGAAAATTTATAGAATATCTACTATGCCAAGCAGCATTCCACCCAACTGTATGACGTTAAACCTCACAGTAGCATTAAGGGAGGCAAGAGACCCACTGTATGTTGAGGAAACTTAAGTACCTTCCCCAGGGCTACAAAGTAGCAGAGCCAAGATAGTGTGGGATTCCAGGGGCCAtattcttttaattcattttatcctCTTTATAGCTCTAAGATATGACACAGAAATATTCTCTACTTTGAGATTtgagaaattcattttctttagtaAGGCTTGATAGGATCACACAACCTGCAGCAGTATATTTGTAAAGAATAGAACAGCCTTATCTCCTTACCTCAAGAGACATGAGAATTTACACATGCTAACTCCCCTTCCCCAACACTAGGGGGAAGCagctaaaacaaaaatcacactgGACTGAGTGGCTGGAATACCCGGCATCTCCACAGGTTTGTCTCTATTATACCTAGCATTGCTACAACAGTAAAATGGGGAAATGAACACCGCCTGATTAGCTATGCCTGGCCTGGAGGCTTAAAATGTCACAGTATCTCATCCAAAGAATCTTTCCAGACCCCTTCGTGGATGAAATGTCTCTCCTCTGCCCCAGAGCACCCTGCACATCTCTCTGAAATATCTACTGTTATCTGTTACAGCATGACTTATTTCTACGACCAGAAAACCTCacgcacagtgcctagcacaaagTAGTCACCTAAGTGTTTGCTAGAATAAATCCACCTTGGATAACTTAACTAGCTCTACCTAACAGGTTTAAAAGTCTAGATTTCTCACCAAAGTTTCTAGAAAACCACTGTGCTCCAAGAACTTAATTCTTTATTGAAACATGACAAATGTTCAACATTGTATGCCTTTAAGAATGAAATCTTTCTAACATTCTCCCAAAAATCCACTTTCAAGATGGAAGAGGCTAGGcgtagcagctcatgcctgtgattcctgTGCtttgagaagatcacttgaagccaggagttgagaccagcctaggtaacatagccCCTGTCCAGAGAAAAAAAGTAGTATTAGTCAGGTgtagtaactcacacctgtagttccagcgacttgggagtttgagggtgggaggatcacttgagcccatgagttcaagactgcagtgagctatgatcatgccactgcattccaacctgggtgacaaagtaagactctgtctcgaagaaataaaataaaaaaaaaagatgaaagagaccTACAGGGCCTACAATCAACCAAGGATCTATCTCAAGTGACAGGCTCCTTTATAACCACCTAAATGGCTTCTCTCTTAAAAATTTGTCTATATAGCATATCTTGAATAAGACCTATTAATTTAATGGACACATTTAAGTACCTTGGTACTTAAATCTTGAGCTGGTTGGTAAATGCAAAACAGGATGTTAATACACAGTATGTTTGCTGTTAATGAAAAATTTCCCCTCTCAAATGTACAGGTAAAGACCTAACATGCTAGCTAACTACTATAAGGACCAGGGTCAAGAACTTTAAGATTGCATGTgacatctggctgggcacagatgtcagtggctcatgtctgtaatcccagcgctttgggaggccaagacaggtagatcacctgaggttgggagtttgagaccagcttgaccagcatggagaaaccccatctctactaaaaatacaaaattagccagatgtggtggcgcatgcctgtaatcccagctactcaggaagctgaggcaagagaatcgcttgaacctgagaggcggaggttgaagtgagctgagatcacgccattgcactccagcctgggcaacaaaagcaaaactcaaaaaaaaaaaaaaaaaaaaaaaaaaaaggtgcagaTGGCACATGTAATCTAAGTCTCAGTATAcggagaagagaaaaagataaagcacATGTAGCAGAGACTGGTGGATCTGAGTGAAGAGAAGAGCATATGGGAAGGAGTGTTTTTCAGCGTTAGCAGGTTAGTGGAATACCTCTACAAGGATGGCCATGTAGGGGCAATGACTAGatgctaagaaaacaaacaaacaaaaaacaatataaaagctGGTCTACTTCACGTTGGAGCAGAAATTAAATGCTCATACTAGCTGACACTTATTATCCCCGGCAAGGGTGAAGTATCTAAgttattttagacatttttttaCTATCTCAGGAGTAGCCAAAATAGATCAACAATAAAATCATCCTAAAGATGAACATGCAATTTATactcaataacagaaaaacacagGTTCTGTTTAAATATTCCCCACAGTTTTAACAAAATCAATTTCTAATCTTCAGTGAACTTGAAACTTTTTCTCTTCAGAAAAGTGCTACTTTTGCCCAGTAAGTTCAACATGACCAAACACTAACCTTCCAGTCACTCATGTTTTCAAGAACCTGCAGTCATTTAAGAAAGGCAGATTAAGAGCCAAACTTTACAACAGAACAGGAGCCACACACACAGGCAGTTCCACACTCCAAATGCTAAGAACCTCATATTCCCACCTTCCCCATCTTTTACAGGTCAAGgcccaggagagagaaaaggggaaggtACCGGAAGGAAGCCAACAAGTGGTTGGGAATCAAACTCAAGTCTAATCACGTCTACTGACCACCACTATAAAGGAACCTCCGGAGTGAGAGTGGAGAGTGGAGAAGCCACCATTCCTGAAAGTTGCCCATTATCAATCGGCGGTTTCACTTTGGTTAAGGTCGCAAAATGACGTTTTCACAGAACATAATGCCTAGCTGTGGTGGGTATTCAACAAATGTCAATAATAGTAACCCTGCTTTTGGAACAGGTTATCTAAAGCTATAGATACTAACATCCAGAGAGGTCAAAACACATTTTCAGTTAAGGAAAGTATTTCCTCCACTGTAGTTTGCAGTCACTGGCATTGCCTGTAAAATGCAAACTTCAAACTCGGGGCAGGCAGTTCATCAAgatactttctttctttaaactggGAGCAAAGGATTTTTTCATCTTAAAGCAGAACCGTATCTTCACTTGTTTCTTCCTACTTTATGAACCCTCCAAAATACAGCACTTACTTAACATCAACCTTAAAGTTGACTACCACAGACCGGACTTGACAAATGTTAATTTCAAATCTTCTAAACTATCCAATGTTTAAAAACTAGTTttcttgaactttaaaaaatagcacGTTTACACACAGAATTCCATTCCtattaagttttagaaaaaaactcAGGTGTTAGCATAGTGGTTATGTTGAAGGTGAATGCAGTGACTAGGTGTTAGGAGAACCTCGTTCTGTATcagaaaaattcagtttcttgACCTGTGTGCTTACTGCACAGGTTGATCGCACTGTGTGAACACATAAAATCTCTATTTCCCTGTAAGTATGCTATACCTCGATCacaaaaaatatattcacttGCTTATTGGAGAACATGTGAAAAAacccacattattttttaaaccaaaaagaaGTACAACCATCcatgttaaaagtaaaaattgtgAAGGGACAAAATCCACTGTAGCTGTCTCAAATGAAAAGGCCTAACCAGAACTGGAAGTAGGCAAGCTCTCACAGGAGTTTAGGGCAGCTAATTTGATGAGCACACGGAAGGGCTGCCCTCATAGAGTGAAGGAGTGAGTAGATTCAATCCATTTGAGTCCTAATAAGCATATCTAGAACACAAGGATACTATGATGCTGCTCTGGGACTAAAGGAAAACCTAACTTGTATCCAATATCTGTCCTAAAGGTTATTTAAACACATTTGTAACCAGACCATACCTTATTTGCATTGCCTGAACCCTGAGGCCGCTGTAATCAACCTCTTTTTGCTCCAATTCTTTCCATTCATCTTCCTCCTGTAAAACAAACGCCATTTGTTCAATTAAAGCTATTTGCAGGCATACAACTAAGTAATCATCAAAATGGGAAAAGTGGATCAAGTGGCTGGAACCTAAACTAAGTATACACTCCTCTTCTGGCCAAAGCCCTTGCTTCGTCCTGGGGCAAACTAGGCTACACGGAGGACAAACATGCTCATCAGTCTTAACACTGTACTTCCGCTGGGTTCCAGCACGAGAGCTGTTACTTTAAGCAACTAGGAGAAGCCCAAGGAAGAAGTCAACAGGAATTTCACAACTACATTTCTACCTCAACGTTATTGCACcgagacttttctttttctttctcggGTTTAGAGACTAAGTCATCACAAAAGAGCTGCCACAAACGCGGCTGCTGAAAGCGAAAATTCAGCTCAAACTACTGGGCTGAGGTCAGCACGCGGAATTATTCAGCCTAGACTACACTGATAAACgctgctctgtgctgggcactgcagCCCCAGACCTAGTGCCCCCGGAGGGTGGCGCCGCCTAGGCCTTGGCTAACGCGGAGAGACGCGAGGTAGGAAGGGCAGCTCCGGGGCGGGTGTCGGAGGGGGTCCCGGACCTGGCGAGCCCGGCCCGAGGTGGGGAGCCCGCGTCACGTGGCCGACCCGCGCCCCTCCGCCCTGCCCCCGTGGCCCCCCCCCGGACGCTTCCCCGGCAGGCGGGGGCGGGCACATGGGGCGCCGGCGCGCCGCCCGGGCCCGGAGTGCCGGCCTCCCGGCCCCTCACCTTCGTCACAGCCTTGGTGGCGGCCCCTGGGCCCGCAGCCCCCGCGCTCGCGGTCCCGCCGTCGCCCGGTCGGGTCCCCGCGCCCGCCCCGCCGCCCGCAGCACCCGTGGCTCCGCTGCTCCCGCTGGCGCTGCCCGCTGCGCCCGCAGCACTCGCTGCCCGGTTGCTCcgctccttcttcttcttcttgtctcTCTTAGCAAAGAAGTTGTCCAGGCTCCTTTCCTCCGTCTCGGCCATGGCCTTGGCTTCCTCGACCCGGATGGGTGGGGCCGGCGGCGGGCGCGGTCCACGGGACTCCGAGCTCCGGGTCGCGGCCGGCTCTGCGCTCACGCTGCCGGGCGCGGCGACGCCTCAGCCCCGCGGGGTCGCCGAGACGTGCGCGGCGGGGCGGGCTGCTCCCCCTGCGAGCTGGCGAGCGGTGGTACCGTCCGCCCGAAGGCTCGCGCGCCGCCGCTGTCTCCCTAGGCTGCTGGGCTGCGGCTAGTGCCGCGGCGACGGGGCAGGATCCCGCTCTCCCTACAACCAGAGGGGAAAAGGCACGCGCGGGACAGAGGCTCTAGCGAGAGTGCTCGGCTAGCGGCGGCGCGTGTCGGAGGAAGATGCGCGCGCGCAGGCCCgaagaggaggggaaagggatggggaagggagggagggggagcagggagggagggcgggCCGCTAGAAGAGAGAGGCAGCACCCGCGCCTGCGTACTTTCCTCTGCCCGCCGTTGTGTGATTGCCGAGGGGCGGGCGGCgggaggaggtggaggcggaggtggcaagACAGCCAATCAGGTGCCAAGACGAAGCGTTTAGGTGACAATCAGTGCGCCAGACGGGGCGGTGTCCAGACGTGGGGGCGGAGAGAGGAGGGCATATGCAAAATAAGTGACGAGTCTGATGACTCCGGTCTCCCGATTGGCCGAGGGTTTAGTCTTGAGGGCGGGCATTTCGAGGGCTGGTTGATGACTTGGCTAAAGAGGTCCAGCGGGAGGGGCAGTGGGTTCTTTTTGGGCGCTTGCGCGAGATACACGTGTGTTTCCTGACCCAGAACAAACTGTGGCCTGGTAGTAGTCGTTTGAACTTTCCCGAAATTGATAGGCACTGCATTAAGCCAACTGTGTTAAAGATTGCTCCTCTCCTCTGTTCGCTTCTGTATTTCCACCCTCTTTGGTCTGGCAaccattaattttcttctttacagGTTGATTATGAAAGCGTGAGGAGCAGTGAGCCTGAAGTTTAGTCCTATTACTAAAAGATCTTTCACAGGCCGTTAGGTAGGTAGAAGGGGATTTTGTCTGAACTCCACCCTCTGGATTATGTTTACCAAGGTCAAGTTCAATAAATCCTATCTTCAAGCTCCTAATCTGCAAAGTGGGTATACTAGATCTTACAAGatatgggggagggagggaagagagtcTGCGTCAACTGGCCAGCACAGTGCTTAACGTCCTGACTTCAGTCTAGATGATGATGCAGTTTATTCTTAGCTCCTATCCCTGATAAAAGGAGGGGAATGGCTCATCATAGGGGAGGAGATGAAAATGCCCAGGCTAAACCTGTCTTAAAACTCAGGTTTAAATGGGTTTAAAGCCCACTTAAATACTCTTGGGGCCTTAAGAATGGAATGAATTCTATATGCAAAAGATGGTCTAAAGTAAGCTCTTAAActttctgcttcctccttctAAAAGCAGGGGAGGCAGCTGTCACAACCACTGAGGAAATGACTCAGACAAATGTTGGTAGCCCAATGGGGTAGATAGAACCCAGCCAGTAAATGGAGTGActtctttatcttttcctttacAGTTACCCCATTAAAGTTTCTCTTTTCCCACCTTCGACTTACACTGCTATTAAAGAACTAACTTCTGAATGTCAAATAAATCAAGGGCCTAGCCTTGGCCAGCAAGTGGCTTGAGCTTATACATATACTATTCCCCAAACATAAACAGCTCCCAACCACCCATTATGGATCCCAAGGTGACTTCCTTCTATGACAACATATATCTTCTTGTGATGCAGGCCAGTTTCAGTACTGCCCATCACCCTCACCCTCCCTTACCATCActaatcaaatttattttcttttttttctttccttctttctttttcccttcctcttttatttccttctttttttaccccccccctttcttcccctctctttctttcctcatctatgaagCACTTATTTAGCTATATTTAGGGCAAAGTGCTTTATTCAAAGTTGAGTAATTTGTGATTCCTGCCTTCAATTCCCTTCTAATCTAGAAGAGGAGATGGAGATATAAATAATTGAAGCTCAGTTATTTATATCTTTCTTAAGTCCTTATCAATACATCATTGTCTTGAAAGAATTAATGACTTGAGAAAATACACAGAAGGAACAGTCATTGAGGGCTGACACTGCAGAATTTCCTGCTACATTTTTCAGTGTGATTGATGGCATTCTCCCAGAACTTGATCATGTGTAAGAAATTCAGGTCAGGCCAGTAGAGAGACCAATGTCTTTGTGGTTGTGTCATTGTTTGTAGTAATTCTCTCCTCTGTGAAGCTGGTCCCTTCCTCTTTGAATCTCCTGCCCGAAAACTGACAGCATCTATTCCCACCAGTTGCTCCTTTTAAATCTCCCCTGCCATCTTCCTCCAGATTGATTGCACAGTGCCCTGGATCCTGCTATCCTTATCATCATCCTGGTACCCTTACCAGGCACCCCCTCATCTCCGAAGCATCCTtctgccctccctctctctttttctttttaagaggtgGGGGTCGAGCGAtcttccagcttcagcctccagagtagctgggacgaaAGGAAGGCACCATCATgcatagctgattttttttttttttttaacatttttagagatagggatcttgctatattgcctaggctggtctggaattcctgggctcaattgatcctgctgccttggcctcctgagtagctgggatcacaagctggagccactgtgcccagctcctccAGCTCTCTCTTGATGGAGGTGTCTTCCCCTCTGCTGTCCAGTGTGTTTGGACCTTCCACATCCTTAAAGCAAACAGACCTTCACTTGTACTTGGCAGATGTAAAAGTTGAATAGTAATGCGAACTATTCCCAGGTATTTCTGCACATCTTCCAAGGTTCCTAATGCGATCCAAATGTGGCAGCTTACCTCTGGGTCCTCTGCCAGTGTACCTCTGAAGTGGTGCAATCCAAAGGACATCATGTATCTCCCTCAACAAGTCCCGCTGAGCTCTAATATGCCATGAGCTCAAGAGCTGGCAAAGAGCAGTTGAGCCCAGCCCCattgtttctgggttttgttcTGCTGAGCTGTTTGTTCCAAGTTCCATTCTGCTACCTAGGCTGGAAATTCCACTCACACTCAGCTCAAAGGAATGCAGCTCATGCTAGCCAATGTGCTCACCAGGAAATGGGTGGCTAGaattcttcttttcatttctgccttcctCTTTAATATCTGTAAGGCCAACTATGCCACTGCCTGAACTGTTCCCCTTTTCAACTGGGGATAAACTACTTACAGATCATCTCTTCTGGGAGTCTCTTCTGATTCTCTACAGGCAGCTTGATTTCCTAAACTTCAGAGGCCCAGAGTCTTTTCATTTGGTATGATAGTTGATGCCTTCCTAGTATTTGCCTGATTTGTTTGTTATTTAACCactctca
This genomic stretch from Callithrix jacchus isolate 240 chromosome 17, calJac240_pri, whole genome shotgun sequence harbors:
- the CDV3 gene encoding protein CDV3 homolog isoform X6, which codes for MAETEERSLDNFFAKRDKKKKKERSNRAASAAGAAGSASGSSGATGAAGGGAGAGTRPGDGGTASAGAAGPGAATKAVTKEEDEWKELEQKEVDYSGLRVQAMQISEKEEDDNEKRQDPGDNWEEGGGGGGGMEKSSGPWNKTAPVQAPPAPVIVTETPEPAMTSGVYRPPGARLTTTRKTPQGPPEIYSDTQFPSLQSTAKHVESRKYLK